The following are encoded in a window of Streptomyces sp. SAT1 genomic DNA:
- a CDS encoding PucR family transcriptional regulator, with protein sequence MPDTPAPQPPPAPPAPPAPPAPPAPPVPPTPPVPLSALLSREDLALRLLAGPCGPGVVIHGAHTTEMADPYPYLLGGELLLTAGVHVPGPAEGGVPAGYFDAYVDRIVAAGGAALGFGVAPVHDTVPAALAAACAGRGLPLVEVPPRTTFAAVARAVWQLVAEARLAELRRVTGAQQGLAAAASRPDPVPSVLRRLARELAGAAVLYGPDGAPVARAGRDPAAGVPDALAALAARVRPGERAGARAPSSATDTAAGTRLAAYALGAGRGFVLAVASARHEPGDHTIASVAAVLLSLLTGEHRGGSGADRSAALVRLLLGAPAEEVAPLLGAGPWTVVHARPEHRPDRPDRPADRIAASALGAALGSPLVDLADDGSGVVRVLLPADRAPAAQPGWTLGLSAPAAPAQWAAADTQAARALARARATRAALVRHADRPALDDLVPPGAAAAHARAVLAPLAGHPALTETLRAWLSLHGGWDRTAVALAVHRNTVRQRIARCAALLGADLDDPDVRMELWFALGRRE encoded by the coding sequence ATGCCGGACACTCCCGCACCGCAGCCCCCGCCCGCGCCTCCGGCCCCACCAGCCCCACCAGCCCCGCCAGCCCCTCCGGTCCCGCCGACCCCGCCCGTCCCGCTGTCCGCGCTGCTGTCCCGCGAGGACCTGGCCCTGCGCCTGCTCGCCGGGCCGTGCGGCCCGGGTGTCGTGATCCACGGGGCGCACACCACGGAGATGGCCGACCCCTACCCGTACCTGCTGGGCGGCGAGCTGCTGCTGACCGCGGGCGTGCACGTCCCCGGGCCCGCAGAGGGGGGCGTGCCCGCCGGGTACTTCGACGCCTATGTCGACCGGATCGTCGCGGCGGGCGGGGCGGCCCTCGGCTTCGGCGTGGCCCCGGTCCACGACACCGTGCCCGCCGCCCTGGCCGCCGCCTGCGCCGGGCGCGGGCTGCCGCTGGTCGAGGTGCCCCCGCGGACCACCTTCGCCGCGGTGGCCCGCGCCGTGTGGCAGCTGGTGGCCGAGGCGCGGCTGGCCGAGCTGCGCCGGGTCACCGGGGCCCAGCAGGGCCTGGCCGCCGCCGCCTCGCGGCCCGACCCGGTGCCGTCCGTGCTGCGCCGGCTGGCCCGGGAGCTGGCCGGCGCGGCCGTGCTGTACGGGCCGGACGGCGCACCGGTCGCGCGGGCCGGGCGGGACCCGGCGGCCGGGGTGCCGGACGCGCTGGCGGCGCTGGCCGCCCGGGTGCGGCCCGGGGAGCGGGCGGGCGCGCGGGCGCCCAGCTCGGCCACCGACACCGCCGCCGGGACCCGGCTGGCCGCCTACGCGCTGGGCGCGGGCCGGGGTTTCGTCCTCGCCGTCGCCTCGGCGCGGCACGAGCCCGGCGACCACACCATCGCCTCGGTGGCCGCGGTCCTGCTGTCCCTGCTCACCGGCGAGCACCGGGGCGGCAGCGGCGCCGACCGGTCCGCCGCGCTGGTGCGGCTGCTGCTGGGCGCACCGGCCGAGGAGGTGGCGCCGCTGCTCGGCGCGGGCCCCTGGACCGTGGTGCACGCCCGTCCCGAGCACCGGCCGGACCGGCCGGACCGGCCCGCCGACCGGATCGCCGCCTCGGCGCTGGGCGCCGCCCTGGGCTCGCCCCTGGTGGACCTGGCGGACGACGGATCGGGGGTCGTAAGGGTGCTGCTGCCCGCCGACCGGGCACCGGCCGCGCAGCCCGGCTGGACGCTCGGGCTCAGCGCGCCCGCCGCGCCCGCGCAGTGGGCCGCCGCCGACACCCAGGCGGCCCGCGCCCTGGCCCGCGCCCGCGCCACCCGCGCCGCCCTGGTCCGCCACGCGGACCGGCCCGCGCTGGACGACCTGGTGCCGCCCGGTGCGGCCGCCGCCCACGCCCGTGCCGTGCTCGCCCCGCTGGCCGGGCACCCGGCGCTCACCGAGACGCTGCGCGCCTGGCTGTCGCTGCACGGCGGCTGGGACCGCACGGCGGTGGCGCTGGCCGTGCACCGCAACACCGTGCGGCAGCGGATCGCCCGGTGCGCGGCCCTGCTCGGCGCCGACCTGGACGATCCCGACGTCCGCATGGAGCTGTGGTTCGCGCTCGGGCGCCGGGAGTGA
- a CDS encoding ABC transporter ATP-binding protein has translation MAAQPGETRGWVRRLASYAWRHPKDVVLALGSSLAGMAVLALVPLITKVIIDDVVGDRSRPMAPWAGALIGAALLVYAATYVRRYYGGRLALDVQHDLRTEMYASITRLDGRRQDELSTGQVIGRATSDLQLIQGLLFMLPMTIGNVLLFLISLAIMAWLSLPLTLIALAVAPALGWIASRSRRRLHPATWYAQAQAAAVAGVVDGAVSGVRVVKGFGQEEQETAKLRAVGRRLFAGRLRTIRLNARFTPALQSVPALGQVAMLALGGWLAVHGHITLGTFVAFSTYLAQLVGPVRMLAVVLTVGQQARAGTERVLELIDTEPTLTEGTRELPADAPATVEFDDVSFSYTDGRPVLKGLSFAIRPGETLAVVGSSGSGKSTLSLLLPRFYDVTHGAVLIGGHDVRELTLSSLRSAIGLVPEDSFLFSDTIRANIAYGRPDATDEEITAAARAAQADRFITELPEGYATEVGEQGLTLSGGQRQRVALARAILADPRLLVLDDATSAVDARVEHEIHEALARVMAGRTTLLIAHRRSTLALADRIAVLDGGRLADLGTHDELQERSALYRRLLTDPDGLGEVSPGHTPPAAPPEDASVRAELDAEFDAERGITPKLWTGEREPRDAATAGMPATPELLAQVEALPPATDTPDVDEARAVRPEDSYGLRHLLRGFGLPLLASLGLVALDAGMGLLLPVLIRHGIDQGVTKAAIGAVWAAALLGLLAVLVQWAAQTGETRMTGRTGERVLYTLRLKIFAQLQRLGLAYYERELTGRIMTRMTTDVDALSTFLQTGLVTAFVSVVTFFGIMVALLVIDVQLALVVFATLPPLVIATFFFRRASVKAYELARERVSAVNADLQESVAGLRIVQAFGRERDGGRRFAERSDSYRRARIRGQWLISVYFPFVQFLSSVAAASVLIAGAGRVEAATLTTGALVAYLLYIDLFFAPVQQLSQVFDGYQQATVSLGRIQELLREPASTKPAERPREVSALRGDIAFEDVRFAYGAEGAEEQALTGIDLRIPAGQTVAFVGETGAGKSTLVKLVARFYDPTGGRVTADGTDLRELDLTAYRHRLGVVPQEAYLFPGTVRDAIAYGRPGATDAEVEAAARAVGAHEMIATLEGGYLHEVAERGRNLSAGQRQLIALARAELVDPDVLLLDEATAALDLATEAQVNQATDRLAGRRTTLVVAHRLTTAARADRVVVLDHGRVAEDGTHDELLARDGHYAALWRTFTGAAEPEEPVGAPR, from the coding sequence GTGGCAGCGCAGCCGGGGGAGACACGAGGGTGGGTGCGCAGGCTCGCCTCGTACGCGTGGCGCCATCCCAAGGACGTGGTCCTCGCCCTCGGCTCCTCCCTCGCCGGAATGGCCGTCCTGGCGCTGGTCCCGCTGATCACCAAGGTGATCATCGACGATGTCGTCGGTGACCGCAGCCGCCCCATGGCCCCCTGGGCCGGCGCCCTGATCGGCGCCGCCCTCCTCGTCTACGCGGCCACCTACGTCCGGCGCTACTACGGCGGCCGGCTCGCCCTCGACGTCCAGCACGACCTGCGGACCGAGATGTACGCGTCGATCACCCGGCTCGACGGCCGCCGCCAGGACGAGCTGTCCACCGGGCAGGTCATCGGCCGCGCCACCAGCGACCTCCAGCTCATCCAGGGGCTGCTGTTCATGCTGCCGATGACCATCGGCAACGTCCTGCTCTTCCTGATCTCGCTGGCGATCATGGCCTGGCTCTCGCTGCCGCTGACCCTGATCGCGCTCGCCGTCGCCCCCGCGCTCGGCTGGATCGCCTCGCGCAGCCGCCGCAGACTGCACCCCGCCACCTGGTACGCGCAGGCGCAGGCCGCCGCCGTGGCGGGCGTGGTGGACGGCGCGGTCAGCGGGGTCCGCGTGGTCAAGGGCTTCGGGCAGGAGGAGCAGGAGACCGCCAAGCTGCGCGCGGTCGGCCGCAGGCTCTTCGCCGGGCGGCTGCGCACCATCCGGCTGAACGCGCGCTTCACCCCGGCCCTCCAGTCGGTCCCCGCGCTCGGCCAGGTCGCGATGCTGGCGCTCGGCGGCTGGCTGGCCGTGCACGGGCACATCACGCTCGGCACCTTCGTCGCCTTCTCCACCTACCTCGCCCAGCTCGTCGGCCCGGTCCGGATGCTCGCCGTGGTCCTCACCGTCGGCCAGCAGGCCCGCGCCGGCACCGAACGCGTCCTGGAGCTGATCGACACCGAGCCCACGCTCACCGAGGGCACCCGGGAACTGCCCGCGGACGCGCCCGCGACCGTCGAGTTCGACGACGTGTCCTTCTCCTACACCGACGGCCGCCCCGTCCTGAAGGGCCTGTCCTTCGCGATCCGCCCCGGCGAGACCCTCGCCGTCGTCGGCTCCTCCGGCTCCGGCAAGTCCACCCTCTCCCTGCTGCTGCCGCGCTTCTACGACGTCACCCACGGCGCCGTCCTGATCGGCGGCCACGACGTGCGCGAGCTGACGCTCAGCTCGCTGCGGTCCGCCATCGGCCTGGTCCCCGAGGACTCCTTCCTCTTCTCCGACACCATCCGCGCCAACATCGCCTACGGCCGCCCCGACGCCACCGACGAGGAGATCACCGCCGCCGCCCGCGCCGCCCAGGCCGACCGGTTCATCACCGAGCTGCCCGAGGGCTACGCCACCGAGGTCGGCGAGCAGGGCCTGACCCTCTCCGGCGGCCAGCGCCAGCGCGTCGCCCTGGCCCGCGCCATCCTGGCCGACCCGCGGCTGCTCGTCCTGGACGACGCCACCTCCGCCGTCGACGCCCGCGTCGAGCACGAGATCCACGAGGCGCTCGCCCGGGTCATGGCGGGCCGCACCACGCTGCTGATCGCGCACCGCCGCTCCACCCTGGCCCTGGCCGACCGCATCGCCGTCCTGGACGGCGGCCGGCTCGCCGACCTCGGCACCCACGACGAGCTCCAGGAGCGCTCCGCGCTCTACCGGCGGCTGCTCACCGACCCCGACGGACTCGGCGAGGTCTCCCCGGGCCACACCCCGCCCGCCGCGCCCCCGGAGGACGCCTCCGTCCGCGCGGAACTGGACGCCGAGTTCGACGCCGAGCGGGGCATCACCCCGAAGCTGTGGACGGGCGAGCGCGAACCGCGCGACGCCGCCACCGCCGGCATGCCCGCCACCCCCGAACTGCTCGCCCAGGTCGAGGCACTGCCACCGGCCACCGACACCCCCGACGTCGACGAGGCCCGCGCCGTACGCCCCGAGGACTCCTACGGCCTGCGCCATCTGCTGCGCGGCTTCGGACTGCCCCTGCTGGCCAGCCTCGGCCTGGTCGCCCTGGACGCCGGGATGGGCCTGCTGCTGCCGGTCCTGATCCGGCACGGCATCGACCAGGGCGTCACCAAGGCGGCCATCGGCGCCGTCTGGGCCGCCGCCCTGCTCGGGCTGCTCGCCGTGCTCGTGCAGTGGGCGGCGCAGACCGGCGAGACCCGGATGACCGGCCGCACCGGCGAACGCGTCCTGTACACGCTGCGCCTGAAGATCTTCGCCCAGCTCCAGCGGCTCGGCCTCGCCTACTACGAGCGCGAGCTGACCGGCCGGATCATGACCCGGATGACGACGGACGTGGACGCCCTGTCGACGTTCCTCCAGACCGGCCTGGTCACGGCGTTCGTCTCGGTGGTCACCTTCTTCGGCATCATGGTCGCCCTGCTGGTGATCGACGTACAGCTCGCGCTGGTCGTCTTCGCCACCCTGCCCCCGCTCGTCATCGCCACGTTCTTCTTCCGCCGGGCCAGTGTGAAGGCGTACGAACTGGCCCGTGAGCGGGTGTCGGCGGTCAACGCCGACCTCCAGGAGTCGGTGGCCGGGCTGCGGATCGTGCAGGCGTTCGGGCGCGAGCGCGACGGCGGGCGGCGGTTCGCCGAGCGCAGCGACAGCTACCGCCGGGCCCGGATACGCGGCCAGTGGCTGATCTCCGTGTACTTCCCGTTCGTGCAGTTCCTCTCCTCGGTCGCGGCGGCCTCCGTGCTGATCGCGGGCGCGGGCCGGGTCGAGGCGGCCACGCTGACCACCGGCGCCCTGGTGGCGTACCTGCTCTACATCGACCTGTTCTTCGCCCCCGTCCAGCAGCTCTCCCAGGTCTTCGACGGCTACCAGCAGGCCACCGTCTCGCTGGGCCGCATCCAGGAGCTGCTGCGCGAGCCCGCGTCCACGAAGCCCGCCGAGCGGCCCCGCGAGGTGTCCGCGCTGCGCGGCGACATCGCCTTCGAGGACGTGCGCTTCGCCTACGGCGCCGAGGGCGCCGAGGAACAGGCCCTCACCGGCATCGACCTGCGCATTCCCGCCGGGCAGACGGTGGCCTTCGTCGGCGAGACCGGCGCGGGCAAGTCGACCCTGGTCAAGCTGGTCGCCCGGTTCTACGACCCGACCGGCGGCCGGGTCACCGCGGACGGCACGGACCTGCGCGAGCTGGACCTGACGGCGTACCGCCACCGGCTCGGGGTGGTCCCGCAGGAGGCGTACCTCTTCCCGGGCACCGTCCGCGACGCCATCGCCTACGGCCGTCCCGGCGCCACCGACGCCGAGGTGGAGGCGGCGGCCCGCGCGGTCGGCGCGCACGAGATGATCGCCACCCTGGAGGGCGGCTATCTGCACGAGGTCGCCGAGCGCGGCCGCAATCTCTCCGCGGGCCAGCGCCAGCTGATCGCGCTGGCCCGCGCCGAACTGGTCGACCCGGACGTCCTGCTGCTCGACGAGGCGACCGCCGCCCTCGACCTGGCCACCGAGGCCCAGGTCAACCAGGCCACCGACCGGCTCGCGGGCCGCCGCACCACGCTGGTGGTCGCCCACCGGCTGACCACGGCGGCCCGCGCGGACCGGGTGGTGGTCCTGGACCACGGCCGGGTCGCCGAGGACGGCACCCACGACGAGCTGCTGGCCCGCGACGGCCACTACGCCGCGCTGTGGCGCACCTTCACCGGCGCGGCCGAGCCGGAGGAGCCGGTCGGCGCCCCCCGGTGA
- a CDS encoding serine hydrolase: protein MTHWISRRVRVLAAIGAGTGMLLPCVAAATPAAAAPDQVSCTSGKAGLAARLQQDITAAMAGRKGSIAVGVRDRATDTTCTFRESSAYDSASVVKVTVLATLLWDAKKTERYLTDREVTLTKAMITQSDNDATTALWKQLGLTRINGFLGAAGMTQTKPDPDGYWGLTQITVRDEQKLLALVTAKNAVLSDNSRAYMLQLMGQVVSSQRWGTPAGAPSTVAVHVKNGWLERATHGWRVHSVGTFDGGGHDYTITVLTQDNSTMDYGVTTIQNIATAVHKDIAPTTRWAKRLEPPARPREATVPLPPTG, encoded by the coding sequence ATGACTCACTGGATATCCCGACGCGTCAGGGTGCTCGCGGCGATCGGCGCGGGCACCGGCATGCTCCTCCCGTGCGTGGCCGCGGCGACCCCGGCCGCCGCCGCTCCCGACCAGGTCAGCTGCACGTCCGGCAAGGCGGGGCTGGCCGCCAGGCTCCAGCAGGACATCACCGCGGCGATGGCGGGCCGCAAGGGCTCCATCGCCGTCGGTGTGCGCGACCGCGCCACCGACACGACCTGCACCTTCCGCGAGTCGAGCGCCTACGACTCGGCGAGCGTGGTCAAGGTGACCGTCCTCGCCACCCTGCTGTGGGACGCGAAGAAGACCGAGCGCTATCTCACCGACCGCGAGGTGACGCTCACCAAGGCGATGATCACGCAGTCGGACAACGACGCGACCACCGCGCTGTGGAAGCAGCTCGGACTGACCAGGATCAACGGCTTTCTGGGCGCCGCCGGCATGACCCAGACCAAGCCGGACCCGGACGGCTACTGGGGCCTGACCCAGATCACCGTGCGCGACGAGCAGAAGCTGCTCGCCCTGGTCACGGCGAAGAACGCGGTCCTGAGCGACAACTCCCGTGCCTACATGCTCCAGCTGATGGGCCAGGTCGTGTCCTCGCAGCGCTGGGGCACGCCCGCCGGGGCGCCGTCCACGGTCGCCGTGCACGTCAAGAACGGCTGGCTGGAGCGGGCCACGCACGGCTGGCGGGTGCACAGCGTGGGCACCTTCGACGGCGGTGGCCACGACTACACGATCACGGTGCTCACCCAGGACAACAGCACCATGGACTACGGCGTCACCACCATCCAGAACATCGCGACGGCCGTCCACAAGGACATCGCCCCCACCACGCGGTGGGCCAAGCGGCTGGAGCCGCCGGCCCGTCCCAGGGAGGCCACCGTCCCGCTGCCGCCGACCGGCTGA
- a CDS encoding thiamine pyrophosphate-binding protein → MTHDHDLVLRPTPAQTEAALSPPPGRTGADLVVETLAGLGATTVFGLPGQHALGVFDALRRSDLRYVGLRTEGNAGFAADAYGRITGEAAPLLVSTGPGALTCLPALQEAAAASAPVLAIGSQVPVAGLGGGRHGYLHELPDQAAVFRGVVKSVHPVRTASQIPSALAAAWQSALTAPHGPVWVEIPQDVLLAETVLPQVTAVDATPQELVPRPELTAVAARLLSTAERPAIIAGGGVVRADAAKKLRALAERLNAPVVTTFGGKGAFPWNHPLSLQSWLEDRHTTDFLEDADVLLVVGSGLGELSSNYHTFAPRGRIVQIEVDLGKLESNHPALGIHADARLALQALLETTGERRDDTAADRVRELLAKVRGRLAAQELTLEQDVLAAVRRALPAGSPSFWDMTILAYWAWSAFDAEAPNTMHSAQGAGGLGYGFPAALGAAVADPTRPVLAVSGDGGALYSVAELATARQYGLDVTWLIVDDGGYGILREYMTDAFGRATATDLTRPDFTALAESFGVPGVRTSPETLEQDLTKALATPGPSVVVLPAVLRMFAPTHLD, encoded by the coding sequence GTGACCCACGACCACGACCTGGTGCTCCGCCCGACGCCCGCCCAGACGGAGGCGGCGCTCAGTCCGCCCCCGGGCCGCACCGGCGCGGACCTGGTCGTGGAGACCCTGGCCGGGCTGGGCGCGACCACCGTCTTCGGCCTGCCCGGCCAGCACGCCCTGGGCGTGTTCGACGCGCTGCGCCGCTCGGACCTGCGCTACGTCGGCCTGCGCACGGAGGGCAACGCGGGCTTCGCGGCCGACGCGTACGGCCGGATCACCGGCGAGGCCGCCCCGCTGCTGGTGTCCACCGGCCCGGGAGCCCTCACCTGCCTGCCCGCGCTCCAGGAGGCGGCGGCGGCCTCGGCGCCGGTCCTCGCCATCGGCAGCCAGGTCCCCGTCGCCGGACTCGGCGGCGGACGCCACGGCTATCTGCACGAACTGCCCGACCAGGCCGCCGTGTTCCGGGGCGTGGTGAAGTCCGTCCACCCGGTGCGTACCGCCTCCCAGATCCCGTCCGCCCTCGCGGCGGCCTGGCAGTCCGCGCTCACCGCGCCGCACGGCCCGGTCTGGGTGGAGATCCCGCAGGACGTGCTGCTGGCCGAGACCGTGCTGCCGCAGGTCACGGCGGTGGACGCCACCCCGCAGGAGCTGGTGCCCCGCCCCGAACTGACCGCCGTCGCCGCCCGGTTGCTGTCCACGGCGGAGCGCCCGGCGATCATCGCGGGCGGCGGGGTGGTCCGCGCCGACGCCGCCAAGAAGCTGCGGGCGCTCGCCGAACGGCTGAACGCGCCCGTGGTCACCACCTTCGGCGGCAAGGGCGCCTTCCCCTGGAACCACCCGCTCTCCCTCCAGTCCTGGCTGGAGGACCGGCACACCACCGACTTCCTGGAGGACGCCGACGTCCTGCTGGTCGTCGGCTCCGGACTCGGCGAACTCTCCTCGAACTACCACACGTTCGCCCCGCGCGGCCGTATCGTCCAGATCGAGGTCGACCTCGGCAAGCTGGAGTCGAACCACCCGGCCCTCGGCATCCACGCGGACGCCCGCCTCGCCCTCCAGGCACTCCTGGAGACCACCGGGGAGCGCCGCGACGACACGGCCGCCGACCGGGTGCGGGAGCTGCTGGCCAAGGTCCGGGGCCGCCTCGCCGCCCAGGAACTGACCCTGGAGCAGGACGTCCTGGCCGCCGTGCGCCGCGCCCTGCCCGCCGGTTCGCCGTCCTTCTGGGACATGACGATCCTGGCGTACTGGGCGTGGTCGGCCTTCGACGCCGAGGCGCCCAACACCATGCACTCCGCCCAGGGCGCCGGCGGTCTCGGCTACGGCTTCCCGGCCGCCCTCGGCGCGGCCGTGGCCGACCCGACCCGCCCGGTCCTCGCCGTCTCCGGCGACGGCGGCGCCCTGTACTCCGTCGCCGAACTGGCCACCGCCCGCCAGTACGGCCTGGACGTCACCTGGCTGATCGTGGACGACGGCGGTTACGGCATCCTGCGCGAGTACATGACCGACGCCTTCGGCCGTGCCACCGCCACCGACCTCACCCGCCCGGACTTCACGGCCCTCGCCGAGTCCTTCGGCGTCCCCGGCGTACGCACGAGCCCGGAAACGCTGGAACAGGACCTCACGAAGGCCCTGGCCACCCCCGGCCCGTCGGTCGTCGTCCTCCCCGCCGTCCTGCGCATGTTCGCACCGACGCACCTGGACTGA
- a CDS encoding esterase-like activity of phytase family protein — protein sequence MRLRTVLATVTAGLAAATCLTAGPAAATPAPDHTRDRARDHACSPSVSLDRFSDALDKTTYRGSYTGNFSALARDRHGDLAALSDRSELFTLDRRTLKPTGVVPLADEQGAPLDSEGLVVDRDGTRLITSETEPSVRRYSRDGRILDRLPVPGALRVAPAGRATANQTFEGLTLLPGGRTLLASMEYALSGDDSRTVRFQTWQRTRDGHFRLAAQYAYRTDDATLGVPEVQAVPDGRLLVLERGFTAGVGNTVRLYLADPRRATDTSGIEHLTGQSGVRLIGKTLLTDLAACPSLGATAHQPQPNPLLDNVEGMTVAGHDTRGRLRVLLVSDDNANAAQTTRFYYLRVRI from the coding sequence ATGCGCCTGAGAACCGTACTCGCGACCGTCACCGCCGGCCTGGCGGCGGCCACCTGCCTCACCGCGGGGCCGGCCGCCGCCACCCCCGCCCCGGACCACACCCGGGACCGCGCCCGGGACCACGCCTGCTCCCCGTCCGTCTCCCTCGACCGCTTCTCCGACGCGCTCGACAAGACGACCTACCGGGGCTCCTACACCGGCAACTTCTCCGCCCTCGCCCGCGACCGGCACGGCGACCTCGCCGCCCTCTCCGACCGCTCCGAGCTGTTCACCCTGGACCGCCGCACGCTCAAGCCCACCGGCGTGGTCCCGCTCGCCGACGAGCAGGGCGCGCCGCTCGACTCCGAGGGCCTGGTCGTCGACCGGGACGGCACCCGGCTGATCACCTCCGAGACCGAGCCGTCCGTACGCCGCTACTCCCGCGACGGCCGCATCCTGGACCGGCTGCCGGTGCCCGGCGCGCTGCGCGTCGCCCCCGCGGGCCGCGCCACCGCCAACCAGACCTTCGAGGGCCTGACCCTGCTGCCCGGCGGCCGGACCCTGCTCGCCTCCATGGAGTACGCGCTCAGCGGCGACGACAGCCGCACGGTGCGCTTCCAGACCTGGCAGCGCACCCGGGACGGGCACTTCCGGCTCGCCGCCCAGTACGCCTACCGCACCGACGACGCGACCCTCGGCGTCCCCGAGGTGCAGGCCGTACCGGACGGCCGGCTGCTCGTCCTGGAGCGCGGCTTCACCGCGGGCGTGGGCAACACCGTCCGTCTCTACCTCGCCGACCCGCGCCGCGCCACCGACACCAGCGGCATCGAACACCTGACCGGACAGTCGGGGGTCCGGCTGATCGGGAAGACCCTGCTCACCGACCTCGCCGCCTGCCCCTCGCTCGGCGCCACCGCCCACCAGCCCCAGCCCAACCCGCTCCTCGACAACGTCGAGGGGATGACCGTCGCCGGCCACGACACCCGGGGCCGTCTGCGCGTCCTGCTGGTCAGCGACGACAACGCGAACGCGGCCCAGACCACGCGGTTCTACTACCTCCGCGTGCGGATCTGA
- a CDS encoding DUF7691 family protein, which yields MSHHLEMRTGDLRTVVRLLTAVEPTPEQQRMLGIVRERCEETDARFREDGRDGDLPVRQALDELLAGDFGREADPAYRHAFHALVACHFSDPTDLGWWRRLSWFSQVDDELAGLGVPSELRPSSFLFGGTPVPMPHSGDITPSTGVLPAARAAAVADAYEAVLPRLTGECAQTVGPLAKALRFEAEEWEGVQGLELGQTPDTIFFWCG from the coding sequence GTGAGCCATCACCTGGAGATGCGCACCGGGGACCTGCGGACGGTCGTCCGGCTGCTGACCGCGGTGGAGCCGACGCCGGAGCAGCAGCGGATGCTCGGGATCGTGCGGGAGCGGTGCGAGGAGACGGACGCCCGGTTCCGCGAGGACGGCAGGGACGGTGACCTGCCGGTCCGGCAGGCCCTGGACGAGCTGCTGGCGGGCGACTTCGGCCGGGAGGCGGATCCCGCCTACCGCCATGCCTTCCACGCCCTGGTCGCCTGCCACTTCTCCGATCCGACGGACCTGGGGTGGTGGCGCCGGCTGTCCTGGTTCTCCCAGGTGGACGACGAACTGGCTGGTCTCGGCGTGCCGTCGGAGCTGCGGCCGTCGTCCTTCCTGTTCGGCGGAACGCCGGTGCCGATGCCGCACTCCGGGGACATCACACCGTCGACCGGCGTCCTGCCGGCCGCGCGTGCCGCCGCGGTCGCCGACGCCTACGAGGCCGTCCTCCCCCGCCTCACCGGGGAGTGCGCGCAGACGGTCGGCCCGCTCGCGAAGGCGCTGCGCTTCGAGGCGGAGGAGTGGGAGGGCGTCCAGGGGCTGGAGCTGGGACAGACCCCGGACACGATCTTCTTCTGGTGCGGCTGA
- the speB gene encoding agmatinase, with product MSGNETPRGPVDSSRIPRYAGPATFARLPRLDEVGTADVAVVGVPFDSGVSYRPGARFGGNAIREASRLLRPYNPAQDASPFALAQVADGGDIAVNPFDINEAVETVEAAAADLLGTGARLMTLGGDHTIALPLLRSVARKHGPVALLHFDAHLDTWDTYFGAEYTHGTPFRRAVEEGILDTSALSHVGTRGPLYGKQDLTDDEKMGFGIVTSADVYRRGADEIADQLRQRIGDRPLYISIDIDCLDPAHAPGTGTPEAGGMTSRELLEILRGLASCRLVSADVVEVAPAYDHAEITSVAASHTAYELTTIMARQIAEEKAAK from the coding sequence ATGAGCGGCAACGAGACGCCCCGCGGCCCGGTCGACTCCTCCCGGATCCCCCGCTACGCCGGCCCGGCCACCTTCGCCCGGCTGCCCCGCCTCGACGAGGTGGGCACCGCCGACGTCGCGGTGGTGGGCGTGCCGTTCGACTCCGGTGTCTCCTACCGGCCCGGCGCCCGCTTCGGCGGCAACGCCATCCGCGAGGCGTCCCGGCTGCTGCGCCCCTACAACCCGGCGCAGGACGCCTCCCCGTTCGCCCTCGCCCAGGTCGCCGACGGCGGGGACATCGCCGTCAACCCGTTCGACATCAACGAGGCCGTGGAGACCGTCGAGGCCGCCGCCGCCGACCTGCTCGGCACCGGCGCCCGCCTGATGACCCTCGGCGGCGACCACACCATCGCGCTGCCGCTGCTGCGTTCGGTCGCCAGGAAGCACGGCCCGGTCGCCCTGCTGCACTTCGACGCCCACCTGGACACCTGGGACACCTACTTCGGCGCCGAGTACACGCACGGCACCCCCTTCCGCCGGGCCGTGGAGGAGGGCATCCTCGACACCTCCGCCCTCTCCCACGTCGGCACCCGCGGCCCGCTCTACGGCAAGCAGGACCTGACCGACGACGAGAAGATGGGCTTCGGCATCGTCACCTCGGCGGACGTCTACCGGCGCGGCGCCGACGAGATCGCCGACCAGCTGCGCCAGCGCATCGGCGACCGGCCGCTGTACATCTCCATCGACATCGACTGCCTGGACCCGGCCCACGCGCCCGGCACCGGCACGCCCGAGGCCGGCGGCATGACCTCCCGCGAACTCCTGGAGATCCTGCGCGGCCTGGCCTCCTGCCGCCTGGTGTCGGCCGACGTCGTCGAGGTCGCCCCGGCCTACGATCACGCCGAGATCACCTCGGTGGCGGCCTCCCACACCGCCTACGAGCTGACCACGATCATGGCCCGACAGATCGCCGAGGAGAAGGCAGCCAAGTGA